From a single Entelurus aequoreus isolate RoL-2023_Sb linkage group LG12, RoL_Eaeq_v1.1, whole genome shotgun sequence genomic region:
- the LOC133662848 gene encoding uncharacterized protein LOC133662848 — protein sequence MDGCLHGPGLFNKRKLLHAHYLHCVMLAGQPHQTKSVEPINIQGREVAVVGQYKYLGVHLNSRLDWKDNSKAAYKKGMSRLFFLRKLRSFNVCSKLLEIFFQYFVASALYFADVCWGSSTSKRDFNRIDKLIRKAGQSIGTQLEAFVSVRDRRTLDKLLAIMDNPAHPLYQTIEGQWSSYSNRLLQSFILHSIQLHNHSPYSNR from the exons atggatggatgtttgcatGGACCTGGCTTGTTCAACAAACGCAAA CTGCTACATGCTCACTACttgcactgtgtgatgctagcGGGCCAGCCTCACCAAACAAAGAGTGTGGAGCCCATCAACATCCAGGGACGTGAagtggcagtagtggggcagtacaagtacctgggagtccacttgaatagcagactggactggaaggacaacagcaaagctgcatacaagaagggcatgagcagactgtttttcctgaggaagcttaggtcctttaatgtgtgcagcaagctgttggagatattttttcagtattttgtggccagtgccctgtactttgcagatgtttgttgggggagcagcaccagcaaaagggacttcaaccggattgacaaactgatccggaaagccggccaaagtATTGGCacacagttggaggcgtttgtatcagtgagggacaggaggacactggacaaactgctcgccatcatggacaatcctgcccacccactttaccagacaattgagggacagtggagctcatactccaacaggctcctccaGTCCTTCATtctgcactccatccagctgcatAATcattcgccatacagcaatagatga